Proteins from a genomic interval of Caulobacter sp. SL161:
- the hmgA gene encoding homogentisate 1,2-dioxygenase, whose product MDLRYQTGFGSYFETEAHPGALPIGRNSPQKVPFGLYAEQLSGSAFTAPRHENRRTWLYRLRPSAGHGAYQPYAQASLVSAFPGPATPNRLRWSPLEIPAAPTDFVDGLVSLAGNADAATLGGIAAHVYLANVSMQNRVFYNADGEMLIVPQMGVLTLVTEMGVLKVGPGHIAVIPRGVRFRVEVEGPSRGYVCENYGAAFRLPELGPIGANGLANPRDFEAPVAAFEDIDAPTQVIQKFQGALWAATLDHSPLDVVAWHGNLTPYRYDLSRFNTINTVSYDHPDPSIFTVLTSPSDTPGTANCDFVIFPPRWMVAEDTFRPPWFHRNVMSEFMGLIHGAYDAKEGGFVPGGASLHNCMSDHGPDVASHKKATEAVLAPHKIDGTMAFMFESRWVFRPTALALESAALQPDYDACWTGFPKARLS is encoded by the coding sequence ATGGACCTCCGCTACCAAACCGGCTTCGGCTCCTATTTCGAAACCGAGGCGCATCCCGGCGCTCTGCCGATCGGGCGCAACTCGCCGCAGAAGGTTCCGTTCGGCCTCTATGCCGAGCAGCTGTCGGGCTCGGCCTTCACCGCGCCGCGCCATGAGAACCGCCGCACCTGGCTCTATCGCCTCCGGCCCAGCGCCGGACACGGGGCCTATCAGCCCTATGCGCAAGCTAGCCTCGTCTCGGCCTTTCCGGGTCCTGCCACGCCCAACCGCCTGCGCTGGAGCCCGCTGGAGATCCCGGCTGCGCCGACCGACTTCGTCGATGGCCTGGTGAGTCTGGCCGGCAACGCCGACGCCGCGACGCTGGGGGGCATCGCCGCGCACGTCTATCTGGCCAATGTCTCGATGCAGAACCGGGTGTTCTACAACGCCGACGGCGAGATGCTGATCGTGCCGCAGATGGGCGTGCTGACCCTGGTCACCGAGATGGGCGTGCTGAAGGTGGGCCCCGGCCACATCGCGGTGATCCCGCGCGGCGTGCGCTTCCGGGTCGAGGTCGAAGGGCCCTCGCGCGGCTATGTCTGCGAGAACTATGGCGCGGCCTTCCGCCTGCCGGAACTGGGGCCGATCGGCGCCAACGGCCTGGCCAATCCGCGCGACTTTGAAGCCCCGGTGGCGGCCTTCGAGGATATCGATGCGCCCACGCAAGTGATCCAGAAGTTCCAAGGCGCGCTGTGGGCCGCGACCTTGGATCACAGCCCGCTGGACGTGGTGGCCTGGCACGGCAATCTGACGCCGTACCGCTATGACCTGTCGCGGTTCAACACGATCAACACGGTCAGCTACGACCATCCCGACCCGTCGATCTTCACGGTCCTGACCTCGCCCAGCGACACGCCCGGGACGGCCAACTGCGACTTCGTGATCTTCCCGCCGCGCTGGATGGTGGCCGAGGACACGTTCCGCCCGCCGTGGTTCCACCGCAACGTGATGAGCGAGTTCATGGGCCTGATCCATGGCGCCTATGACGCCAAGGAGGGCGGCTTCGTCCCCGGCGGCGCGTCCTTGCACAACTGCATGAGCGACCACGGCCCCGACGTCGCCAGCCACAAGAAGGCGACCGAAGCGGTCCTGGCCCCGCACAAGATCGACGGGACCATGGCCTTCATGTTCGAGAGCCGCTGGGTGTTCCGCCCGACGGCCCTGGCCCTGGAGTCCGCAGCGCTGCAGCCCGACTACGACGCCTGCTGGACCGGCTTCCCCAAGGCTCGCCTGTCCTGA
- the hppD gene encoding 4-hydroxyphenylpyruvate dioxygenase, translating into MTLVTDQNPLGLDGFEFVEFTSPDPAAMKALIEQLGFVAASKHPTKAATRYKQGRVNLIVNEETTGQVADFRADHGPSANGMAFRVENAEQAYADAIKRGAKAADASRSLLGAEAKVLEGIGGSLLYLVDRYGDAGTIYDAWEQVPGAALAEAKNNVGLDLLDHLTHNVKRGQMRTWSTFYNQIFGFEEQKYFDIKGQATGLFSQAMIAPDKAIRIPLNESQDDKSQIEEFIRQYNGEGIQHLAMTTDNIYETVEKLRARGVKLQDTIETYYELVDKRVPGHGEDLERLKKNRILIDGNVGEEGLLLQIFTENLFGPIFFEIIQRKGNEGFGNGNFQALFESIELDQIRRGVITVDA; encoded by the coding sequence ATGACTCTCGTCACCGACCAGAACCCCCTGGGCCTCGACGGCTTCGAGTTCGTCGAGTTCACCAGCCCCGATCCGGCGGCCATGAAGGCCCTGATCGAGCAACTGGGCTTCGTCGCCGCCAGCAAGCATCCGACCAAGGCCGCGACCCGCTACAAGCAGGGCCGCGTGAACCTGATCGTCAATGAAGAGACCACCGGTCAGGTCGCCGACTTCCGCGCCGACCACGGCCCGTCGGCCAACGGCATGGCCTTCCGTGTCGAGAACGCTGAGCAAGCCTATGCGGACGCGATCAAGCGCGGCGCCAAGGCCGCCGACGCCTCGCGCTCGCTGCTAGGCGCGGAGGCCAAGGTGCTGGAAGGGATCGGCGGGTCCTTGCTCTATCTCGTCGACCGCTATGGCGACGCCGGCACGATCTATGACGCCTGGGAGCAGGTTCCGGGCGCGGCCCTGGCGGAAGCCAAGAACAATGTCGGCCTCGATCTGCTCGACCACCTGACCCACAACGTCAAGCGTGGCCAGATGCGCACCTGGTCGACCTTCTACAACCAGATCTTCGGCTTCGAGGAGCAGAAGTACTTCGACATCAAGGGCCAGGCGACCGGCCTGTTCAGCCAGGCGATGATCGCGCCCGACAAGGCCATCCGCATCCCGCTGAACGAAAGCCAGGACGACAAGAGCCAGATCGAGGAGTTCATCCGCCAGTACAACGGCGAGGGCATCCAGCACCTGGCCATGACGACGGACAATATCTACGAGACCGTCGAAAAGCTGCGCGCCCGCGGCGTGAAGCTGCAGGACACCATCGAGACCTATTACGAGCTGGTCGACAAGCGCGTCCCCGGCCACGGCGAGGACCTGGAGCGTCTGAAGAAGAATCGCATCCTGATCGACGGCAATGTCGGTGAGGAGGGCCTTCTGCTGCAGATCTTCACCGAGAACCTGTTCGGCCCGATCTTCTTCGAGATCATCCAGCGCAAGGGCAACGAAGGCTTCGGCAACGGCAACTTCCAGGCCCTGTTCGAGAGCATCGAACTGGACCAGATCCGCCGCGGCGTGATCACCGTCGACGCCTGA
- the hisC gene encoding histidinol-phosphate transaminase codes for MERGRMLVLDRKPLTPAWASPMRQALEGVQGYKAGMTLAEAGRRTGLTAFSKLASNENLLGPSPKVAEAVMAAMAEPHIYPDPHSDVLRAAIGERLGVSPARLVISPGSEALIDYVFRAVLHPGDSILLSSPTFPTYEIFGRCAEARIIDVPRLANFDMDVPAVCAAAAQGPKLLVLCTPNNPTGNALKAADFQAILAATPRSTVVFVDEAYREYHEAFDTFALLDAWGGPWVSARTFSKAYGLAGLRMGYGVASSPELVDYLDRIRPPFNVTAVSQAAALAAWEDQDYLKRTVAQTIAERGRVEAVLDDMGVEHTESRANFVFLRTPAGPDATAAHLLHQGLIIRPTPVAGGWVRITIGRPADNDALIAALPAALSL; via the coding sequence TTGGAGCGCGGCCGCATGCTGGTTCTCGATCGCAAGCCCCTGACGCCCGCCTGGGCCTCGCCGATGCGCCAGGCGCTGGAGGGCGTGCAAGGCTACAAAGCCGGCATGACCCTGGCCGAGGCCGGACGCCGCACGGGGCTGACCGCCTTCTCCAAGCTGGCCAGCAACGAGAACCTTTTGGGCCCCAGCCCCAAGGTCGCCGAGGCGGTGATGGCCGCGATGGCCGAGCCGCACATCTATCCCGATCCGCACAGCGACGTGCTGCGCGCGGCGATCGGTGAACGCCTGGGCGTTTCGCCGGCGCGTCTGGTCATCTCGCCAGGATCGGAGGCGCTGATCGACTACGTGTTTCGGGCCGTGCTGCACCCGGGCGACTCGATCCTGCTGTCCAGCCCGACCTTCCCGACCTACGAGATCTTCGGCCGCTGCGCCGAGGCGCGGATCATCGACGTGCCGCGTCTGGCGAATTTCGACATGGACGTTCCGGCCGTGTGCGCCGCCGCCGCCCAGGGCCCCAAGCTGCTGGTGCTGTGCACGCCCAACAATCCGACGGGCAACGCGCTGAAGGCGGCGGATTTCCAGGCGATCCTGGCGGCCACCCCGCGCTCGACCGTCGTGTTCGTCGACGAGGCCTATCGCGAGTATCACGAGGCCTTCGACACCTTCGCCCTGCTGGACGCCTGGGGCGGTCCGTGGGTGTCGGCCCGCACCTTCTCCAAGGCCTATGGCCTGGCCGGTTTGCGCATGGGCTATGGCGTCGCGTCTTCGCCCGAGCTGGTCGATTATCTGGACCGCATCCGCCCGCCCTTCAACGTCACGGCCGTCAGCCAGGCCGCCGCGCTGGCCGCCTGGGAAGACCAGGACTACCTCAAGCGCACGGTCGCCCAGACGATCGCCGAGCGCGGCCGGGTGGAGGCGGTGCTGGACGACATGGGCGTCGAGCACACCGAAAGCCGCGCCAATTTCGTGTTCCTGCGGACGCCGGCGGGTCCGGACGCCACCGCCGCGCATTTGTTGCACCAAGGGCTCATCATCCGGCCGACGCCCGTCGCCGGCGGCTGGGTCCGGATCACCATCGGCCGCCCGGCCGACAACGACGCCCTGATCGCCGCCCTGCCGGCGGCCCTTTCGCTCTAA
- a CDS encoding Lrp/AsnC family transcriptional regulator → MKLMRADRKILQILQEDGKISNVDLAERVGLSPSPCLRRVKQLEASGLIRGYVALLDRRKAKLDVLAYVEVQVDRHSEEAAEAFQQAVLREPEVVGCYAMTGGYDYLLRVVVPSLDAYADFTMKRLLKMPAVKDVRSSFVLDTIKDQTALPLDYVA, encoded by the coding sequence ATGAAGCTGATGCGCGCCGATCGGAAGATTCTTCAGATCCTCCAGGAGGACGGCAAGATCTCCAATGTGGATCTCGCCGAGCGGGTGGGGCTGTCGCCGAGCCCCTGTCTGCGGCGGGTGAAGCAGTTGGAGGCCTCGGGCTTGATCCGTGGCTATGTGGCGTTGCTGGATCGCCGCAAGGCCAAGCTGGACGTGCTGGCCTATGTGGAGGTGCAGGTCGACCGCCACAGCGAGGAGGCGGCCGAGGCCTTCCAGCAGGCGGTTCTGCGCGAGCCGGAGGTCGTCGGTTGCTACGCCATGACGGGCGGCTACGACTATCTGCTGCGGGTGGTGGTGCCCAGCCTCGACGCCTATGCCGACTTCACGATGAAGCGCCTGCTGAAGATGCCGGCCGTCAAGGACGTGCGGTCCTCATTCGTGCTCGACACCATCAAGGATCAGACGGCGCTGCCGCTTGATTATGTCGCCTGA
- a CDS encoding SPFH domain-containing protein — translation MPESPFAIPSGNKPPFKSPFQSKGKQAVAISVGVVLLLLSSCVVVTQSSTVEPGNVGVKIRTLGASAGVDPEPLPARWYLRGIGERIIQYPVIQRTYGYTREADERGNENEEITFSDNTGLPMTADISVTLQVNPASAPSLYQTYRLSFDQLLDGPIRNDVRSAVAAEAEKVGVETLYSGGRQMVIQKAYARVSSKWARHGVNISQLDWIGSIRYPQAIIQQMQAKTQLEQEALAAKALEAKETALANAAVAKARGEAEAIRIKGEALRANPQVLQQLAIEKWNGEMPKVTSGGTPFVKID, via the coding sequence ATGCCCGAGAGCCCATTCGCCATCCCTTCCGGCAACAAGCCCCCGTTCAAATCGCCCTTCCAGAGCAAGGGCAAGCAAGCGGTCGCCATCAGCGTCGGCGTCGTGCTGCTGCTGCTGAGCTCCTGCGTCGTCGTCACCCAGAGCTCGACGGTCGAGCCGGGCAATGTCGGCGTGAAGATCCGCACCCTGGGCGCGTCGGCTGGTGTCGATCCCGAACCCCTGCCCGCCCGCTGGTACCTGCGCGGCATCGGCGAGCGGATCATCCAGTATCCGGTGATCCAGCGCACCTACGGCTATACCCGCGAAGCCGATGAGCGCGGCAACGAGAACGAAGAGATCACCTTCTCGGACAACACCGGCCTGCCGATGACGGCCGACATCTCGGTGACGCTGCAGGTCAATCCGGCCTCGGCCCCGAGCTTGTACCAGACCTATCGCCTGTCGTTCGACCAGCTGCTGGACGGCCCGATCCGCAATGACGTCCGCTCGGCCGTCGCCGCCGAGGCCGAGAAGGTCGGGGTCGAGACGCTCTACAGCGGCGGCCGTCAGATGGTGATCCAGAAGGCCTACGCTCGCGTCTCCAGCAAGTGGGCCCGTCACGGCGTCAATATCAGCCAGCTCGACTGGATCGGCTCGATCCGCTACCCGCAGGCGATCATCCAGCAGATGCAGGCCAAGACCCAGCTGGAGCAGGAAGCCCTGGCGGCCAAGGCGCTCGAAGCCAAGGAAACTGCCCTGGCCAACGCCGCCGTCGCCAAGGCGCGCGGTGAGGCTGAGGCCATCCGAATCAAGGGCGAGGCTCTGCGCGCCAATCCGCAGGTCCTGCAACAGCTGGCCATCGAAAAGTGGAACGGCGAGATGCCCAAGGTGACCAGCGGCGGCACGCCGTTCGTCAAGATCGACTAA
- a CDS encoding DUF1905 domain-containing protein has product MRYDFEAEIWRSSGAGGWFFVTLPAEAADGLRALSGPRAGFGSLRVRAEIAGLAWDTSVFPDTRSGSFLLPLKAQVRRRAGVTAGDRTRVQIELAI; this is encoded by the coding sequence ATGCGTTACGACTTCGAAGCCGAGATCTGGCGCTCCAGCGGCGCTGGCGGCTGGTTCTTCGTCACCCTCCCCGCCGAGGCCGCAGACGGCCTTCGCGCCTTGAGCGGCCCGCGCGCCGGCTTTGGATCCCTTCGTGTGCGCGCCGAGATCGCGGGCCTGGCCTGGGACACCTCGGTGTTTCCCGACACGCGATCGGGAAGCTTTCTTCTGCCTCTGAAAGCTCAGGTTCGCCGGCGCGCTGGCGTCACGGCCGGCGACCGGACCCGCGTCCAGATCGAGCTCGCCATCTGA
- a CDS encoding CPBP family intramembrane glutamic endopeptidase yields MKNVELYGPRQSKHRRTWTAAAIPLIIVFFAVGQLATVLGVLMPMGFHQVDLETQWLPMVIQLLGFGLTALLLLAWVWLFERRSPWVLGLNGEFVRRYTRGLLVGCGFLLSVIGLIWATGGYRIEGFGVWSAPAPILFLPILALFAGFVIQGGTEELLMRGWLMQLVASRHGLILAIVINSALFAIMHGGNISPSKELVLALANLVLFGVMISLYAIKEGSLWGVCAWHTAWNWLLGVGFGLEVSGGRIAVQSLVVDLAPKAGAPWWLTGGAFGPEASVATTIVLLAGCAYFGATGAFAAARARSAAFNETRV; encoded by the coding sequence TTGAAGAACGTCGAACTCTATGGACCCAGACAGTCCAAGCATCGCCGCACCTGGACCGCTGCGGCCATTCCGCTGATCATCGTCTTCTTCGCCGTGGGCCAGCTGGCCACGGTCCTCGGCGTCCTGATGCCGATGGGCTTCCATCAGGTCGATCTGGAAACCCAGTGGCTGCCGATGGTCATTCAGTTGCTCGGCTTCGGCTTGACCGCGCTGCTGCTGCTAGCCTGGGTGTGGCTGTTCGAGCGCCGCTCGCCGTGGGTGCTGGGCCTCAACGGTGAGTTTGTTCGGCGATACACGCGGGGCCTGCTGGTCGGGTGCGGCTTCCTGCTCAGCGTCATCGGCCTGATCTGGGCGACCGGCGGCTACCGTATCGAAGGGTTCGGCGTGTGGAGCGCGCCCGCGCCGATACTGTTCCTGCCCATCCTGGCGCTCTTTGCGGGCTTTGTGATCCAGGGCGGCACCGAGGAGCTGCTGATGCGGGGCTGGCTGATGCAGCTGGTCGCCTCGCGCCACGGCCTCATCCTGGCCATCGTCATCAACAGCGCACTGTTCGCCATCATGCACGGCGGCAACATCTCGCCGTCCAAGGAGCTGGTCCTGGCCCTGGCCAACCTCGTCCTGTTCGGTGTGATGATCAGTCTCTACGCGATCAAGGAAGGCTCGCTCTGGGGCGTCTGCGCCTGGCACACCGCCTGGAACTGGCTGCTGGGCGTCGGCTTTGGCCTGGAGGTCAGCGGCGGCCGGATCGCGGTGCAGAGCCTCGTCGTCGACCTGGCCCCCAAGGCCGGCGCGCCCTGGTGGCTGACGGGCGGCGCCTTTGGCCCGGAGGCGAGCGTGGCGACGACCATCGTGCTGCTGGCCGGTTGCGCCTATTTCGGCGCGACCGGCGCGTTCGCCGCTGCCCGCGCCCGCTCTGCGGCGTTCAACGAGACCCGCGTCTAA
- the zigA gene encoding zinc metallochaperone GTPase ZigA: MSAAPSQAVARIDRRLPVTVLSGFLGAGKTTLLNHVLANREGKKVAVIVNDMSEVNIDAALVAEGGADLSRTDEALVEMSNGCICCTLREDLLNEVRRLAAERRFDYLLIESTGVSEPMPVAATFDFRDEAEQSLSDVARLDTMVTVVDAFNFLRDYSSRDRLADRGETAGEGDTRTVVDLLVEQIEFADVIVLNKADLVSADELGQLEAIIATFNPQARIVRSERGAVALGDVLDTGLFDPVRAEGAAGWQKALMGEVLPETEEYGIGHFVYRASKPFHPEKLKAWLESEWPGVIRSKGFVWLATRTDRVGGWSQAGAVTQFGPHGRWWATAPRDQWPDDPAWRAAIERVWRPIYGDRRQEIVLIGQNMDREALTKGFDACLLSDLQFGFGPKAWAKLPDPFAPW; this comes from the coding sequence ATGAGTGCTGCGCCCTCCCAGGCGGTCGCGAGGATCGACCGCCGCCTGCCGGTCACGGTCCTGTCGGGCTTTCTCGGCGCCGGCAAGACGACCCTGCTGAACCACGTCCTGGCCAACCGCGAGGGCAAGAAGGTTGCGGTGATCGTCAACGACATGAGCGAGGTCAATATCGATGCGGCCTTGGTCGCCGAAGGCGGCGCGGACCTGTCGCGCACCGACGAAGCCCTCGTGGAGATGTCGAACGGCTGCATCTGCTGCACGCTACGCGAGGATCTGCTGAACGAGGTGCGCCGTCTGGCCGCCGAGCGCCGCTTCGACTATCTGCTGATCGAGTCGACGGGCGTTTCCGAGCCGATGCCGGTGGCCGCCACCTTCGATTTCCGCGACGAGGCCGAGCAGAGCCTGTCGGACGTGGCGCGGCTGGACACCATGGTCACCGTGGTCGACGCCTTCAACTTCCTGCGCGACTACAGCTCGCGCGACCGGCTGGCCGACCGTGGTGAGACGGCGGGGGAGGGCGATACGCGCACGGTCGTCGACCTGCTGGTCGAGCAGATCGAGTTCGCCGACGTCATCGTGCTGAACAAGGCCGATCTGGTCTCCGCCGACGAGCTGGGCCAGCTTGAGGCGATCATCGCCACGTTCAATCCTCAGGCGCGGATCGTCCGGTCCGAGCGCGGCGCTGTGGCCCTGGGCGACGTGCTGGACACCGGCCTCTTCGATCCCGTGCGGGCCGAAGGCGCGGCGGGCTGGCAGAAGGCGCTCATGGGCGAGGTCCTGCCGGAGACCGAGGAGTACGGCATCGGCCACTTCGTCTATCGCGCGTCCAAGCCCTTCCATCCGGAGAAGCTGAAGGCCTGGCTCGAAAGCGAGTGGCCGGGCGTCATCCGCTCCAAGGGCTTTGTCTGGCTGGCGACCCGGACGGATCGGGTCGGCGGCTGGAGCCAGGCCGGGGCGGTCACCCAGTTTGGCCCGCACGGTCGCTGGTGGGCCACCGCGCCGCGCGATCAGTGGCCCGACGACCCGGCGTGGCGGGCGGCGATCGAGAGGGTCTGGAGGCCCATCTATGGCGACCGTCGCCAGGAGATCGTGCTGATCGGCCAGAACATGGATCGCGAGGCCCTGACCAAGGGCTTTGACGCCTGCCTGTTGTCGGACCTGCAGTTCGGCTTTGGTCCCAAGGCCTGGGCCAAGCTGCCCGACCCGTTCGCGCCGTGGTGA
- a CDS encoding M61 family metallopeptidase yields MRKLLLGLSALTLATASAAAAQDPGPAAPVQYEVAFPNATHREARITATFRKVPKGVLQLRMSRSSPGRYAIHEFAKNVYQVTAVDGAGKPLKVERTEPYGWSVSGHDGTVKVTYTLYADRGDGTYSQIDTTHAHLNMPATFLWAVGYDDKSIRVRFERADPSWKIATQLPPVAGQPDSFWAPNLQYFMDSPTELSAMTMREWKVTDKGRDYTFRLALHHPGTEADADTFAEKLKAIVPEHIKVFGELPKFDYGEYTFIADYMPQITGDGMEHRNSTFISQPRSLFRGNFSQLGTASHELFHAWNVERIRPAELEPFDFTKANPTPSLWLAEGFTQYYGPLLIRRAGQSTTDEYLAGLSSTLNGVVNGPGRLYGSPQEMSLRAPFVDAAAALDPVNPNIFTSYYPYGAVIGLALDLQLRGRDKPLSLDDFMKQMWRAHGVTEKPYTPADVRAALAKTTGDQAFADAFFKASIEGSALPDFAPLLERAGLKLRPKAPKKAWLGAARVKVSGTELLLDAPPAPNSPLYGAGVEVGDRIISIGRFVFANESDWIDALDRLKPGEATTVTFFQRGQLRQAPLTIAADPTLEVVRFEKADLKPTEAQLAFRKAWLGAEIEAAK; encoded by the coding sequence ATGCGTAAGCTTCTGCTGGGCCTTTCGGCCTTGACCTTGGCCACGGCCAGCGCGGCGGCCGCGCAGGACCCAGGGCCTGCAGCCCCTGTGCAGTACGAAGTCGCCTTCCCGAACGCCACGCACCGCGAGGCCCGGATCACGGCGACGTTCCGCAAGGTCCCCAAGGGCGTCCTGCAACTTCGGATGTCGCGGTCGTCGCCCGGGCGCTACGCGATCCACGAGTTCGCCAAGAACGTCTATCAGGTCACCGCCGTCGACGGCGCAGGCAAGCCGCTGAAGGTCGAGCGCACCGAGCCCTACGGCTGGTCGGTTTCGGGGCACGATGGAACGGTCAAGGTCACCTACACCCTCTATGCCGATCGCGGTGACGGGACCTATTCGCAGATCGATACGACCCACGCTCACCTGAACATGCCGGCGACCTTCCTGTGGGCGGTCGGTTATGACGACAAGTCGATCCGCGTTCGCTTCGAGCGCGCCGATCCCAGCTGGAAGATCGCCACCCAGCTGCCTCCGGTGGCGGGCCAGCCCGACAGCTTCTGGGCGCCGAACCTGCAGTACTTCATGGACAGCCCCACCGAGCTCAGCGCCATGACCATGCGCGAGTGGAAGGTGACCGACAAGGGACGTGATTACACCTTCCGCCTAGCCCTCCATCATCCTGGAACGGAGGCGGATGCTGACACCTTCGCCGAGAAGCTGAAGGCCATCGTGCCTGAGCACATCAAGGTGTTCGGCGAGCTGCCCAAGTTCGACTACGGCGAGTACACCTTCATCGCCGACTACATGCCGCAGATCACCGGTGACGGGATGGAGCATCGCAACTCCACCTTCATCAGCCAGCCGCGGTCGTTGTTCCGGGGCAATTTCAGCCAGCTGGGCACGGCCAGCCATGAGCTGTTCCACGCCTGGAACGTCGAGCGCATCCGTCCGGCCGAGCTGGAGCCGTTCGACTTCACCAAGGCCAATCCGACGCCGTCCCTGTGGCTGGCCGAGGGCTTCACCCAGTACTATGGCCCGCTGCTGATCCGGCGGGCAGGACAGTCGACGACGGACGAGTACCTCGCCGGTCTGTCCAGCACGCTGAACGGCGTGGTCAACGGTCCGGGCCGGCTCTATGGCTCGCCGCAGGAGATGAGCCTGCGTGCGCCGTTTGTCGATGCAGCCGCAGCGCTGGATCCGGTCAATCCGAACATCTTCACCTCGTACTACCCGTACGGCGCGGTGATCGGTCTGGCCTTGGACCTGCAGCTGCGCGGACGCGACAAGCCGCTCAGCCTCGACGACTTCATGAAGCAGATGTGGCGCGCCCATGGCGTCACCGAGAAGCCCTACACGCCCGCTGACGTCCGCGCCGCCCTGGCCAAGACGACGGGAGACCAGGCCTTCGCCGACGCCTTTTTCAAGGCCAGCATCGAGGGCTCGGCCCTGCCGGACTTCGCGCCGCTGCTGGAGCGGGCCGGGCTCAAGCTCCGCCCGAAGGCCCCCAAGAAGGCTTGGCTGGGCGCCGCGCGCGTCAAGGTCAGCGGGACGGAGCTGCTACTGGACGCCCCGCCGGCTCCCAATAGCCCGCTCTACGGCGCCGGGGTCGAGGTCGGCGACCGGATCATCAGCATCGGCCGCTTCGTGTTCGCCAACGAGAGCGACTGGATCGACGCTCTGGATCGCCTCAAGCCGGGCGAGGCGACGACCGTGACCTTCTTCCAGCGCGGCCAGCTTCGCCAGGCCCCGCTGACCATCGCCGCCGACCCGACGCTGGAGGTGGTGCGCTTCGAGAAGGCCGACCTCAAGCCGACCGAGGCGCAGTTGGCGTTCCGCAAGGCCTGGCTGGGCGCCGAGATCGAAGCGGCGAAGTAG
- the ftsZ gene encoding cell division protein FtsZ, with translation MAISLSAPRTTELKPRIVVFGVGGAGGNAVNNMIEAGLEGVEFVVANTDAQQLQFAKTDRRIQLGVQITQGLGAGAHPEVGMSAAEESFPEIGEHLDGAHMVFITAGMGGGTGTGAAPIIAKCARERGILTVGVVTKPFHFEGRHRMRLADSGIQELQRYVDTLIVIPNQNLFRVANERTTFAEAFGMADQVLHSGVRSITDLMVLPGLINLDFADVRTVMTEMGKAMMGTGEGTGEDRALMAAQNAIANPLLDEVSLKGAKAVLVNVTGGMDMTLLEVDEAANAISDQVDPEANIIFGAAFDPSLEGVIRVSVVATGMDGASIAQIEPKPVSRNTSAAPLIAETSRPAPQPEPARPTARYEAARPVERPVAFAPEPAPEPEIVMSAPQPEPEAELYYDEPTVAEDPRISAAPARPVNRIVDPLVDDAADEPLFPENNYYEERRPQKQGGFFSMFGGGRQRYEQQASAPQPQARSAQSARPQLQPIEAPQADDAEDLEIPSFLRRLAN, from the coding sequence ATGGCTATTTCTCTTTCCGCGCCGCGCACGACCGAGCTGAAGCCGCGTATCGTGGTCTTCGGGGTCGGCGGCGCTGGCGGCAACGCCGTGAACAACATGATCGAGGCGGGCCTCGAGGGTGTGGAGTTCGTGGTGGCCAATACTGACGCTCAACAGCTTCAGTTCGCCAAGACGGACCGTCGCATCCAGTTGGGCGTGCAGATCACTCAAGGCCTGGGCGCTGGCGCGCACCCCGAGGTGGGCATGAGCGCGGCCGAAGAGAGCTTCCCGGAGATCGGTGAGCATCTCGACGGGGCCCACATGGTCTTCATCACCGCCGGCATGGGCGGCGGTACCGGCACCGGCGCGGCCCCGATCATCGCCAAGTGCGCTCGTGAGCGCGGCATCCTGACCGTCGGCGTCGTAACCAAGCCCTTCCACTTCGAAGGCCGTCACCGCATGCGCCTGGCCGACAGCGGCATCCAGGAGCTGCAACGCTACGTCGACACCCTGATCGTCATTCCGAACCAGAACCTGTTCCGCGTCGCCAACGAGCGCACGACCTTCGCCGAAGCCTTCGGCATGGCCGACCAGGTGCTGCACTCGGGCGTTCGCTCGATCACCGACCTGATGGTCCTGCCGGGCCTGATCAACCTCGACTTCGCCGACGTCCGCACGGTCATGACCGAGATGGGCAAGGCGATGATGGGCACCGGCGAGGGCACCGGCGAAGACCGCGCCCTGATGGCCGCTCAGAACGCCATCGCCAACCCGCTGCTGGACGAAGTCTCGCTGAAGGGCGCCAAGGCCGTTCTGGTCAACGTGACCGGCGGCATGGACATGACCCTGCTGGAAGTCGACGAGGCCGCCAATGCGATCTCCGACCAGGTCGATCCGGAAGCCAACATCATCTTCGGCGCGGCCTTCGATCCGTCGCTGGAAGGCGTGATCCGCGTGTCGGTGGTCGCCACCGGCATGGACGGCGCCTCGATCGCCCAGATCGAGCCCAAGCCCGTGTCGCGCAACACCTCCGCCGCCCCGCTGATCGCCGAGACCTCGCGTCCCGCGCCGCAGCCCGAGCCGGCCCGCCCGACCGCCCGCTACGAAGCCGCGCGCCCGGTCGAACGTCCCGTGGCTTTCGCGCCCGAGCCCGCGCCGGAACCCGAGATCGTGATGTCGGCCCCCCAGCCTGAGCCGGAGGCCGAGCTTTACTACGACGAGCCGACCGTAGCTGAAGACCCGCGTATTTCCGCGGCTCCGGCCCGGCCGGTGAACCGCATCGTCGATCCGCTGGTCGATGACGCCGCCGACGAGCCGCTGTTCCCTGAGAACAACTACTACGAAGAGCGTCGTCCTCAGAAGCAGGGCGGGTTCTTCTCGATGTTCGGCGGCGGTCGTCAGCGCTACGAGCAACAGGCCTCCGCGCCGCAGCCCCAGGCCCGCTCGGCCCAGAGCGCGCGTCCGCAGCTGCAGCCGATCGAGGCGCCTCAGGCCGATGACGCCGAGGATCTGGAGATCCCGTCGTTCCTGCGCCGCCTGGCCAACTGA